In one Mucilaginibacter sp. PAMB04168 genomic region, the following are encoded:
- a CDS encoding family 43 glycosylhydrolase, translated as MKYVFKMLFCLLLSPAAWAQFNQNSTYCNPLNIDYTYMIYNAGDGLSYRSGADPAVVKFRGEYYMFVTRSMGYWHSRDLANWDFITPEKWYFQGCNAPAAHNYKDSVLYVAGDPSGSMSILYTDNPKKGDWKATPFILNDLQDPDLFIDDDGKAYMFWGSSNTFPIKGRELDRTNNFKPAKEITELFKLDGEKHGWERFGENHSDTKLKGYMEGAWLTKHNNKYYMQYAAPGTEFNVYGDGVYISDHPLGPYSYAPNNPISYKPGGFMNGAGHGSTVLGPGNQYWHFSSMSLSVNVNWERRLCAYPTGFDADGLMYTNTEYGDYPHYSPAMPAKKGGFTGWMLLNYKKPVTASSALSAQYTADKALDENVKSFWIAAKNDDKQWLQVDMQKPSAVYAVQINYHDYQSNLYGRLPGLYHRYTVESSMDGKSWITIIEKKDSFADSPNDYVQLAEPVTARYIRYHNLHVPTPYLAISGFRVFGKGKGVAPKMPANFKARRGSDRREALLTWNAVKGAQGYNVKWGIAPNKLYSSWLVYDKNSLDLKSLNVDQTYYFTVEAFNENGISKSSLSKQSQ; from the coding sequence ATGAAGTATGTTTTTAAAATGTTGTTTTGCCTGCTACTGAGTCCTGCCGCCTGGGCTCAGTTTAACCAAAACAGTACGTACTGTAATCCGCTTAATATCGATTATACCTACATGATTTATAATGCCGGCGATGGGTTGTCTTACCGCTCGGGCGCCGACCCTGCCGTGGTTAAGTTCAGGGGTGAATACTATATGTTTGTTACCCGATCCATGGGTTACTGGCACTCCAGAGACCTGGCCAACTGGGATTTTATAACGCCCGAAAAGTGGTACTTTCAAGGATGCAATGCACCGGCAGCGCACAACTATAAAGATTCAGTATTATATGTAGCTGGAGATCCCTCAGGTTCCATGAGCATCCTGTATACTGACAATCCCAAAAAAGGCGACTGGAAAGCAACTCCGTTCATTTTGAATGACCTGCAAGATCCCGACCTGTTTATTGATGATGATGGCAAAGCATATATGTTTTGGGGATCATCAAACACATTTCCTATAAAAGGCCGTGAGCTTGACCGCACCAACAATTTCAAACCCGCCAAAGAGATAACCGAACTGTTTAAGCTGGACGGTGAAAAACACGGCTGGGAGCGCTTTGGTGAAAACCATTCGGATACTAAGCTAAAAGGCTATATGGAAGGAGCCTGGCTAACCAAGCACAATAACAAGTACTATATGCAATATGCCGCGCCAGGTACAGAATTTAACGTTTATGGCGATGGTGTATACATAAGCGACCACCCGTTGGGGCCATACTCCTACGCACCTAACAACCCTATCTCTTACAAACCCGGGGGGTTTATGAATGGCGCAGGGCATGGCAGTACGGTGCTGGGGCCGGGTAATCAATATTGGCACTTCTCATCCATGTCGCTATCAGTAAATGTAAATTGGGAACGCCGGCTATGTGCTTACCCGACGGGTTTCGACGCTGATGGGCTAATGTATACTAACACGGAGTACGGCGATTATCCGCACTATTCCCCCGCCATGCCTGCCAAAAAAGGTGGTTTTACCGGGTGGATGCTGTTGAACTATAAAAAGCCGGTTACTGCTTCATCTGCCCTATCAGCCCAATATACTGCCGATAAAGCGCTGGATGAAAATGTAAAATCTTTTTGGATAGCTGCTAAAAATGATGATAAACAATGGCTGCAGGTAGATATGCAAAAGCCATCTGCGGTTTATGCGGTTCAAATTAACTACCACGATTATCAGTCGAACCTTTATGGCAGGCTACCTGGCTTATACCATCGTTACACAGTTGAAAGTAGTATGGACGGAAAGAGCTGGATTACTATAATCGAAAAAAAAGACAGCTTTGCCGATAGCCCTAACGATTATGTGCAGCTTGCAGAACCGGTTACAGCAAGGTATATACGTTATCATAACCTCCATGTACCTACGCCTTATTTGGCCATATCCGGTTTCAGGGTGTTTGGTAAAGGCAAGGGCGTTGCACCTAAAATGCCTGCTAACTTCAAAGCCAGGCGCGGAAGTGACCGTCGCGAAGCGCTCCTAACCTGGAATGCGGTAAAAGGCGCCCAAGGATATAACGTTAAATGGGGTATAGCGCCTAACAAGCTTTACAGTTCATGGCTGGTGTATGATAAAAACAGTTTAGATTTAAAGAGCCTTAATGTAGATCAAACTTATTACTTTACGGTTGAAGCCTTTAATGAAAATGGCATCAGTAAATCATCATTATCCAAACAATCACAATAA